CGATCCTGAACTAAGGAAATTGGCACGGCAGTCCCGCAGCCACGTTTGAACGGCCTGACCAATGCGACCGCCACTGCTTTCTTGGGGCGGTGTTGTCGGGCGATCGGCTAACGGATAAGGCCCCCACTGGGAGTAGAGGCTGACAAATTGCCAACCCCGATCGCTCGGCGTCAAAAATAGCCAGTGAAACCCTTGGGAGAGATTGCTGTGTTGACCGAGGAAGCTGCGTTCCAAAGTAGTGAAAAAGAGTTGTTGGGTGCTGCGATCGGGCAATGAACCCAGCGGTAACGGCAACGGTTCAAAATTCAGCTGCCCTGCTGTCAGCACCGATCCGAGAGGCTTTTGATCAGGGGAAAGCGCCACAGTGCGATTGGCGTAGGCCGGTAAATCTTGCAGCAGTTGCGGCGCGATCGCCTCGAGGGGCGCTTGGCAAGGAGTCGTCGCCAGCAAGACCCCAGCCCAAATCATGCCGTTAATTCCTCGCAGACTCGCTGGAAGGCTGCTGCCGGATCATCCGCCGCCGTAATTGGCCGGCCAATCACGAGGTAGGTGGCTCCCGCTGCGATCGCCTGCTGAGGCGTCATCACCCGTTGCTGATCACCGGCAGCCGCCCAAGTCGGTCGAACCCCCGGCGTCACTCGGATAAACGCATCCGAACAGGCCGTACTGACCACAATCAATTCCTGGGGCGAGCAAACACAGCCGCCAATGCCACAGGCTTCAGCCTGACGCGCCAAGTGCTGAACGTAGTTGGGCACTGCTTCCGGTACATGCAACTCATCATTGAGCTGTTGCTGACTCAAGCTCGTCAACACCGTCACGGCTAGCAGAGTGGGAGGCTGCACCCCGGCTGCTTCTGCACCCGCGATCGCCGCTGCTTGAGCTGCTTCCAGGGCTGGCTTCCCAGCCGTGGCATGAATCGTCAGCAGGTCCACACCATAGCGAGCAGCACTGCGACAAGCACCCGCCATTGTGTTGGGAATATCGTGAAATTTGAGGTCGAGAAAAATCTTTTTATTGCGCTGTTTAAGAGCCTCTAGCACCGTCGCACCAGTCGCTACAAATAGCTCTAGTCCGACCTTAAAAAAACGTGCTTCAGGCAGGCGATCGATCAACGCGATCGCAGCTTCAGCATCCGGCACATCTAGCGGCACAATAATGCGATCGCGAGGCTCTAAACCAGTCATTTATTGAGCCACCAAACGAACAAACTTTTTCTTGCCAACTTGAATCACCCGCCCTTCGAGTTCCGTCGGAGCCTCAAAGATGTAGTTGGGGTCGGCTAGTTTTTCACCATCAAGGCGCACTGCCCCACCTTGAATTTGACGGCGGGCTTCCGAGCTAGTCAGTCCCAATCCAACCGCACCGACTAAGTAGAAGGCTTTGGCAGGGAAGTTCACTTGACTGAGCGGAAACTCGGGCACTGCTTCTGCTTGAGCAGCACTGCCCTGTACCAGTTCTTGTGCGGCTTTCTGAGCCGCTTGCGCTGCTTCAGCACCGTGATATTGACCAACAACATCAAGTGCCAAGAGTTTTTGGCGATCGCGGGGATTTTCAGGCAGTGCCGCTAAGTCCTGATTGGTCAGCAACTCGAAGTAATCTTCAATCAATGCATCCGGCACTTTCTCTAGCTTGGAATACATGCTCAGGGCATCTTCATTCAAGCCAACATAATTGCCGAGCGATTTCGACATTTTTTGGCTGCCATCCAAGCCAATCAAAATCGGCAATAGCAGACCGAATTGCGGTTGCAGACCAAAGTGACGTTGTAGATCGCGCCCAACTGCAATATTGAACTTTTGATCGGTGCCACCCAGTTCCACATCCGATTGCACAGCCACAGAATCGTAGCCCTGCATCAGCGGGTAGAGAAACTCGTGCAGATAAACTGGTGTTCCTTTTTCGTAGCGTTCCGAAAAGCCCTCTTTCGCCAGCATCTGCCCCACGGTCATCGTGCCCAGAAGTTCTAAGATTTTGGCGAGATCGAGTCCAGCTAGCCACTCAGAGTTGTAGCGAATCTCTAATCGTCCAAGCGTTTCAAAATCCAGAATCGGCCGCAACTGGTCGAGGTAGGTTTCGGCGTTGCGCTGCACATCCTCCACCGTCAGTTGCCGCCGTACTTCCGACTTGCCGGTAGGGTCGCCAATCCGCGCCGTGAAATCACCAATGATCAAAACAGCGGTGTGACCCGCGTCTTGAAACTGGCGCAGCTTGCGAAAAATGATGCTGTGACCGAGGTGAATATCGCTGCCGGTCGGGTCAATACCCAGCTTGATCCGCAGCGGGCGATCGCCTTTTTGCAGGCGTGCCACCAAGGAGACATCCGGATCGGTGCTCTCTGGTTGATGAGGAAAAATTTCGTGTGTGCCGCGTTGCAGCCAAGCCCAAGAATCGCTCACTGTTCCAGTCTGCTGAACTCCGTGATTATACGGCGGGGCTTATCCTGAGAGGAAAGTGTTCGACAGGCGATGGGTAGCCTCACAACGCCTCAAGCTCTCCCCAAGCGATCGCGCCGACAATGGCCGGGACGTATCCTTTACGGCAGCAGCGCGATCGCGATCGGTGCCGTCTTGGGGTTGGCGATCAGCTTCCGCAACTTGCCCGATGTACGGCTACTGCGGCGCTACGTCCCCAGTCAGACTACTTACATCTATGACATCAACGGCGAACTGATTGCGGCGCTCCACGATGAAGCCAACCGTGAGACCGTTCCCCTCGATCGCATCTCACCCAAGCTGCAGCAGTCCGTTCTCGCGATCGAGGACAGCGGATTTTACAACCACCTTGGTATCGATCCTGTTGGCATCGGTCGAGCACTGCTAGCGAACTTCAGCTCGGGTGGCGTGGTTGAAGGTGGCTCAACCTTAACGATGCAGCTGGTCAAGAACCTGTTTTTGACGCCGGATCGAAACATCGGCCGCAAGCTCACTGAAGCAGTGCTGGCGTTACGGCTAGAACAGGTGATCAGCAAGGATCGCATTCTGGAGCTGTATCTCAATCAGGTCTATTGGGGGCGCAACCTCTACGGCGTTGAAATGGCGTCGCGAAGCTATTTCAACAAGTCAGCAGCAGAGTTGGATTGGGCAGAAGCCAGCTTTCTCGCTGCCCTGATTGCGGCACCGGAGTACTACACGCCATTCGATGAACGCGATCGCCTAGATCCTCAGCGGCTCGAACGTGCAAAAGAGCGACAGCGTTTAGTTCTGCAACGGTTGGTGGCGATCGGTCAGATTAGTCCAGCGGCAGCGACCACAGCAGCAAATCAAACCCTGCAATTCGGCGAAATCACCTCCTTTCGTCCGAGTCAGTCACCCTATGTCAGTGACGCGGTTATTCAGGAGTTGGCACAGCAGTTTGGTCGCAGTGCCGTTGTTCAAGGCGGGTTGCGGGTGCAAACCACAATCGATTTGCGGATGCAGCGCCTGGCTGAGCAAGTAGTGCAGGAGAACTACCAGCGCAATCGGCAGCGGGGCTTGCGGGCAGAGCAGATGGCCTTGGTGGCAATCGATCCACGGACTCACTTCATCAAAGCGATGGTGGGTGGCGTCGATTACCGCACCAGTCAGTACAACCGTGTCACCCAAGCCCGCCGCCAGCCAGGCTCCGCTTTCAAGCCCTTTGTCTTCTATGCAGCCTTAGCGACAGGCAAATACACACCCAGCAGTTCTATTGCTGATACACCCATTACCTATCAGTTGGGTGCGGAAACCTATTCGCCCCAGAACTACGATCGCAGTTTTGCTGGCAACATGAGCCTGACGAGTGCTTTGGCACAATCGCGCAATATTCCGGCAGTGCGACTAGGGCAAACGGTTGGCCTCGATCGCGTCATCGAAATTTGTCGCCGGATTGGCATCAGTAGTCCGATGCAGCCAGTTGTTTCACTCCCCCTAGGTGCGATCGGGGTGACGCCACTGGAGCTCACGAATGCCTATGCGACATTGGCAAGCGGCGGCTGGTATGCGCCGCCAACGCTGATTCTGCAAGTGCGCGATAGTCAGGGTCGACGCTTGCTCGACAACACACCTCGACCACAACCCGAACTCCAGTCCAAAGCTGTGGCACAGCTCAACCAAATGATGCAGGCCGTAGTAACGAGCGGGACGGGGCGATCGGCTCAACTCAACCGCCCGGTAGCTGGAAAAACGGGTACGACTTCAGCTGAGCGTGACATCTGGTTTGTGGGCTACACCCCTGAGCTAGTAGCCTCAGTTTGGCTAGGCAACGATGACAACAGCAAGATTGGCGGCGGTGCAACCGGGGGTGAAATTGCAGCACCGATTTGGCGTCAATTTATGCAAAAAGCCTTGGGAAATCAGCCTGTCTCTCCTTTTCCAAAGCCATAAGAACTAGCGCTTAATTGAGCCTATTAAATCAGAAAATAGTTAATTTAGATCAGGTTTTGCTGGGCAATACAAGTGCTTAAGGCTCAATTTGAGCTTTCATTCGCTCGAGCGTTTGGTGCATTTGTTCGAACATCATCTGAGGTGTCATACCAAATTGACCAAGCTGAGTCTTCATTTGCTCGACTGTCATCTTGGCAGAGAAGTCATCCGATAGTTCAAATCGTTTCATAAAGATGCGATAGCGATCCATGATCGCTTCCATTTGATCGATATACAGGCGTTTTCCTTCGCGGTCAAACTTACCGTAATCACTGCCCAACTGAATGAGCGACTGATAGTCTTCAAATAACTGCCGCGCTTCTGCTTGGACAATTTCAGAATCGAAGAATCCCATAGCGATCGGCAGAATCCAACAAGGCAACAGATTCAGTTGCGTAGCTGCATTCTAGGACACCCTTTTTTGGGACTTCAACGCTGGATTGGGAGGGGTTTCCGTACTTCAGTCCGTACTTCAGTAGCACCCTGCAGCGGCCTTAGCCCTGTTTTTGCCAACTCCGACGCGGGTTGAT
The sequence above is a segment of the Synechococcus elongatus PCC 11801 genome. Coding sequences within it:
- the pyrF gene encoding orotidine-5'-phosphate decarboxylase, encoding MTGLEPRDRIIVPLDVPDAEAAIALIDRLPEARFFKVGLELFVATGATVLEALKQRNKKIFLDLKFHDIPNTMAGACRSAARYGVDLLTIHATAGKPALEAAQAAAIAGAEAAGVQPPTLLAVTVLTSLSQQQLNDELHVPEAVPNYVQHLARQAEACGIGGCVCSPQELIVVSTACSDAFIRVTPGVRPTWAAAGDQQRVMTPQQAIAAGATYLVIGRPITAADDPAAAFQRVCEELTA
- the tyrS gene encoding tyrosine--tRNA ligase, translated to MSDSWAWLQRGTHEIFPHQPESTDPDVSLVARLQKGDRPLRIKLGIDPTGSDIHLGHSIIFRKLRQFQDAGHTAVLIIGDFTARIGDPTGKSEVRRQLTVEDVQRNAETYLDQLRPILDFETLGRLEIRYNSEWLAGLDLAKILELLGTMTVGQMLAKEGFSERYEKGTPVYLHEFLYPLMQGYDSVAVQSDVELGGTDQKFNIAVGRDLQRHFGLQPQFGLLLPILIGLDGSQKMSKSLGNYVGLNEDALSMYSKLEKVPDALIEDYFELLTNQDLAALPENPRDRQKLLALDVVGQYHGAEAAQAAQKAAQELVQGSAAQAEAVPEFPLSQVNFPAKAFYLVGAVGLGLTSSEARRQIQGGAVRLDGEKLADPNYIFEAPTELEGRVIQVGKKKFVRLVAQ
- a CDS encoding transglycosylase domain-containing protein encodes the protein MGSLTTPQALPKRSRRQWPGRILYGSSAIAIGAVLGLAISFRNLPDVRLLRRYVPSQTTYIYDINGELIAALHDEANRETVPLDRISPKLQQSVLAIEDSGFYNHLGIDPVGIGRALLANFSSGGVVEGGSTLTMQLVKNLFLTPDRNIGRKLTEAVLALRLEQVISKDRILELYLNQVYWGRNLYGVEMASRSYFNKSAAELDWAEASFLAALIAAPEYYTPFDERDRLDPQRLERAKERQRLVLQRLVAIGQISPAAATTAANQTLQFGEITSFRPSQSPYVSDAVIQELAQQFGRSAVVQGGLRVQTTIDLRMQRLAEQVVQENYQRNRQRGLRAEQMALVAIDPRTHFIKAMVGGVDYRTSQYNRVTQARRQPGSAFKPFVFYAALATGKYTPSSSIADTPITYQLGAETYSPQNYDRSFAGNMSLTSALAQSRNIPAVRLGQTVGLDRVIEICRRIGISSPMQPVVSLPLGAIGVTPLELTNAYATLASGGWYAPPTLILQVRDSQGRRLLDNTPRPQPELQSKAVAQLNQMMQAVVTSGTGRSAQLNRPVAGKTGTTSAERDIWFVGYTPELVASVWLGNDDNSKIGGGATGGEIAAPIWRQFMQKALGNQPVSPFPKP
- a CDS encoding DUF1825 family protein, yielding MGFFDSEIVQAEARQLFEDYQSLIQLGSDYGKFDREGKRLYIDQMEAIMDRYRIFMKRFELSDDFSAKMTVEQMKTQLGQFGMTPQMMFEQMHQTLERMKAQIEP